From Lolium perenne isolate Kyuss_39 chromosome 5, Kyuss_2.0, whole genome shotgun sequence, a single genomic window includes:
- the LOC127299411 gene encoding rho GTPase-activating protein 5 has translation MTGVVVVSTGCKGESVGRKRAGGGEEAEERERQQLSVLALLLAAVRRSVVACRVEREPTRVAGGGGWGEDDEAAAAGLGEMEIGWPTDVRHVAHVTFDRFHGFLGLPVEFEVEMPPRVPSASASVFGVSAESMQCTYDGKGNSVPTILLLMQERLYAQGGLKAEGIFRINPENDQEEHVRDQLNRGVVPEDIDVHCLASLIKAWFRELPEGVLDSLSPEQVLQCNSEEEFLQLVTLLRPTPAALLNWAVELMSDVVEEEELNKMNARNIAMVFAPNMTQMSDPLTALMHAVQVMNFLKTLILRTLREREDLAAGDYTPYSSPASSGQHSDAEYYGSEREMMDRSCDLSDMHSQISKSGGQVDYLVRYNTCFDSEQEGDHPLTEAEEEFLDKLESTIEDRPGGSTSKQHEVSSETMAMEDVHPELKSEIEELDDIQEVEGAELK, from the exons AtgacgggggtggtggtggtgtcgacggGGTGCAAGGGCGAGAGCGTGGGGAGGAAGAGGGCCGGCGGcggggaggaggcggaggagcgggAGCGGCAGCAGCTGTCGGTGCTGGCGCTGCTGCTCGCGGCCGTGCGGAGGTCGGTGGTGGCGTGCCGGGTGGAGCGGGAGCCGACCCgcgtcgccggcggcggcgggtgggggGAGGACGACGAGGCCGCCGCGGCCGGGCTCGGGGAGATGGAGATCGGGTGGCCCACCGACGTCCGCCACGTCGCGCACGTCACCTTCGACCGCTTCCACGGCTTCCTCGGCCTCCCCGTCGAGTTCGAGGTGGAGATGCCTCCCCGCGTCCCCAGCGCCAG TGCGAGTGTTTTCGGCGTCTCAGCCGAGTCGATGCAATGCACCTACGATGGCAAGGGAAACTCGGTCCCCACAATACTGCTGCTTATGCAGGAGAGGCTGTATGCTCAGGGAGGGCTCAAG GCTGAAGGGATCTTTCGCATAAACCCAGAGAATGACCAAGAAGAGCACGTGAGGGACCAGCTGAACAGGGGAGTTGTTCCTGAGGACATCGACGTTCACTGCTTGGCAAGCCTGATTAAG GCATGGTTCAGGGAACTTCCTGAAGGTGTGCTCGACAGCCTCTCCCCGGAGCAGGTGCTGCAATGCAATTCTGAAGAGGAATTCCTACAGCTTGTGACACTACTGCGCCCCACTCCAGCGGCACTCCTCAATTGGGCTGTTGAGCTAATGTCTGATGTTGTGGAAGAAGAGGAGCTAAACAAGATGAATGCTAGAAACATAGCCATGGTGTTTGCCCCCAACATGACTCAG ATGTCAGATCCTTTGACAGCCCTAATGCATGCTGTGCAAGTCATGAACTTCCTGAAAACATTGATCTTGAGGACGCTTCGGGAGCGTGAGGATCTAGCTGCCGGAGATTACACTCCGTACTCATCTCCAGCATCTTCGGGCCAGCACTCTGATGCCGAATACTACGGCAGCGAGCGGGAGATGATGGACAGAAGCTGTGACCTGAGTGATATGCATAGCCAGATCAGCAAGTCCGGGGGACAGGTCGATTATCTCGTGAGGTACAATACCTGTTTCGACAGCGAACAAGAAGGCGACCATCCCCTCACAGAAGCTGAAGAAGAGTTCTTGGATAAGCTGGAAAGCACAATAGAAGATAGACCAGGGGGAAGCACAAGCAAACAACATGAAGTAAGCTCGGAAACGATGGCGATGGAGGACGTTCATCCTGAGCTGAAATCAGAAATCGAGGAATTGGATGACATACAAGAAGTAGAAGGTGCCGAGTTAAAATGA
- the LOC127299408 gene encoding BTB/POZ and MATH domain-containing protein 1 yields MASTAATCTTEKLTVSRCSTHMDKGAHLFEITGYSLKKGMGVGKFVRSATFTVGGYDWSIRFYPEGMHYAPEECMMITLELMSSNAEVRTVFDFGLVRHDSGLLGTKFITQTRAFSSETDATSQYSVLIVRCGVEALPSNYIQNDVLMIKSVITVIKESEESETVWRPEIEDPPSDILEHLAKLLEAKEKADVTFSVGGETFQAHKTVLAMRSPVFEAELFGPLRETCVTIQDMQPAVFKALLHFIYTDSLPDLDDFEGEDKCEMHRHLLVAADRYAMDRLKMICQNILCKNLDVENVATTLALADQHNCDKLKDVCVEFIASSDKMDDVVATQGYADLKRSCPSVLVDAFEKRSRSRKDLKVGPVSDYGSMLWMEHNSINRN; encoded by the coding sequence ATGgcgtcgacggcggcgacctgcACTACGGAGAAGTTGACGGTGTCGAGGTGCTCCACACACATGGATAAGGGAGCGCACCTCTTCGAGATCACCGGGTACAGCCTCAAGAAGGGCATGGGCGTCGGCAAGTTCGTCCGCTCGGCCACCTTCACCGTCGGTGGTTACGACTGGTCCATCAGGTTCTACCCCGAAGGAATGCACTACGCGCCCGAAGAGTGTATGATGATCACTCTCGAACTCATGAGCAGCAACGCCGAGGTTCGGACCGTTTTTGATTTTGGATTGGTAAGGCACGACTCAGGATTGCTCGGCACGAAGTTTATCACACAAACTAGGGCCTTCAGCTCAGAGACCGACGCCACTAGTCAGTATAGTGTGTTAATTGTAAGATGCGGCGTTGAGGCGTTACCATCCAACTACATTCAGAACGATGTGCTCATGATCAAGTCAGTGATCACGGTGATCAAGGAATCCGAGGAGTCTGAAACTGTTTGGCGCCCGGAGATTGAGGATCCACCGTCAGACATCCTGGAGCATCTTGCAAAGCTGTTGGAAGCTAAGGAGAAAGCAGATGTCACTTTCAGTGTTGGAGGAGAGACGTTCCAGGCACACAAGACCGTGCTCGCCATGCGGTCACCCGTCTTTGAGGCAGAGCTCTTTGGGCCGCTGAGGGAGACATGTGTAACCATCCAAGACATGCAGCCTGCTGTGTTCAAGGCTCTGCTGCATTTCATCTATACGGATTCATTGCCTGACTTggatgattttgaaggtgaagacAAATGTGAAATGCACCGCCATCTACTGGTGGCTGCAGATAGGTATGCCATGGACAGGCTGAAGATGATATGTCAAAACATCCTTTGCAAGAATCTTGATGTGGAGAATGTGGCAACTACATTGGCTTTAGCTGATCAGCATAACTGTGACAAGCTTAAGGATGTCTGCGTTGAGTTTATTGCCTCTTCAGATAAGATGGATGATGTGGTTGCTACCCAAGGTTATGCAGATCTCAAAAGATCCTGCCCTTCTGTCTTAGTAGATGCTTTCGAGAAGAGAAGTAGGTCTCGCAAAGATCTCAAAGTAGGTCCAGTGTCAGATTACGGTAGCATGTTGTGGATGGAACATAACAGCATAAATCGCAACTAG
- the LOC127299410 gene encoding VIN3-like protein 1 codes for MESTGGDPSGLASAAALHASADASGPEESGHVDDSNTISDDAPEQFNCFPEQESNDASVSTEKKQPAGSKCKSVEELPRAETAKRCKTTDSKKLSSNNSNSLSLAAIQALRKPPRKGAHPAQLRESVMSEDKRPLSTWICKNAACKAVLTSDNTFCKRCSCCICHLFDDNKDPSLWLVCSSEAAGDRDCCESSCHVECALQRRKAGRVDLGQSMHLDGHYCCAACGKVIGILGCWKRQLAVAKDARRVDILCSRIYLSHRLLDGTIRFKELHQIVKDAKAKLETEVGPLDGMSSKMARGIVGRLPVAADVQNLCSLAMEKADDWLQSNSQAETKQIDTLPTACRFRFEDIRASSLVVVLKETASSPYHAIKGYKLWYWNSREPPSTREPAIFPKDQRRILISNLQPCTEYAFRIISFTEEGELGHSESKCFTRSVEIIHKTIEHGAEGCSSTAKRDVKSQNGRSSSGFMVRQLGKVLRKAWAEEDGCPDEFCKDEIEDSCDHSDSLTPDKDQVAHVSCKRDLNENSVPDLNAEVVMPTEYLRNENGCSSGKIGLRTSNGCGDFATCAEGHVTEAPAMESRSQSRKQTSDLEQETCAEDGNLVARSQTHFSGRLGQLDDHYEYCVKIIRWLERSGHIKKDFRMRFLTWFSLRSTEQERRIVFTFIRTLLDEPSSLAGQLLDSFEEIVASKRARIGGFCTKLWH; via the exons ATGGAGTCGACCGGAGGAGATCCGTCCGGATTAGCTTCAGCTGCCG CTTTACATGCTTCCGCTGATGCAAGCGGACCGGAAGAAAGCGGGCATGTTGATGACAGCAACACCATTTCAGACGATGCCCCGGAACAATTTAACTGTTTCCCGGAACAGGAATCAAACGATGCTAGTGTTAGTACAGAAAAGAAACAACCTGCCGGATCGAAATGCAAGTCAGTGGAAGAACTTCCAAGAGCAGAAACCGCGAAGAGGTGCAAGACCACCGATTCCAAGAAGCTCTCCTCAAATAACAGCAATAGTTTAAGCCTCGCTGCTATTCAGGCCCTCAGAAAGCCGCCAAGAAAGGGGGCCCATCCTGCTCAACTGCGTGAGAGTGTAATGTCTGAAGATAAAAGGCCCCTTTCCACATGGATATGCAAAAATGCAGCCTGCAAAGCTGTGCTTACCTCAGACAACACGTTCTGTAAGCGGTGTTCGTGTTGTATCTGCCATCTTTTCGATGACAACAAGGACCCTAGCCTTTGGCTCGTCTGCTCATCGGAGGCTGCTGGCGACAGGGATTGCTGTGAGTCGTCCTGCCACGTGGAGTGTGCACTCCAGCGCCGAAAGGCAGGGCGTGTTGATCTTGGCCAATCTATGCACCTAGATGGTCATTATTGCTGTGCTGCCTGCGGCAAGGTTATTGGAATACTTGG GTGCTGGAAAAGGCAGCTAGCAGTTGCTAAAGATGCTCGTCGGGTTGATATTCTTTGTTCTCGCATATACCTAAGCCATAGACTTTTGGATGGCACAATCCGTTTTAAAGAGCTGCATCAGATTGTAAAGGATGCAAAAGCCAAGCTGGAAACTGAGGTTGGTCCCCTTGATGGCATGTCTTCTAAGATGGCCCGTGGCATTGTGGGCCGGCTGCCTGTAGCTGCCGATGTGCAGAATCTTTGCTCTCTGGCAATGGAGAaggcagatgactggctccagtcAAACTCTCAAGCAGAAACTAAACAAATTG ATACACTTCCTACTGCCTGCAGGTTTAGATTTGAAGATATTAGAGCTTCATCATTAGTGGTTGTTCTGAAAGAAACTGCATCTTCACCATATCATGCTATCAAAGGCTACAAGCTTTGGTACTGGAATAGCAGAGAACCGCCCTCCACTAGGGAGCCTGCTATTTTCCCCAAAGACCAAAGAAGGATACTGATATCCAATCTGCAGCCCTGCACAGAGTATGCCTTTCGGATAATTTCTTTTACCGAGGAAGGTGAACTTGGCCACTCAGAGTCTAAGTGCTTTACCAGGAGTGTGGAGATCATTCACAAGACCATAGAACACGGTGCAGAAGGTTGCTCCTCTACTGCCAAGAGAGATGTCAAGAGTCAAAATGGTAGGTCGTCGTCAGGCTTCATGGTGCGCCAGCTGGGTAAAGTATTGCGGAAGGCATGGGCTGAGGAGGACGGTTGCCCCGATGAGTTCTGCAAGGATGAGATTGAGGATTCGTGTGATCATAGTGATTCACTGACACCAGACAAGGATCAAGTCGCACATGTTTCATGCAAACGTGATCTTAATGAAAACTCGGTCCCCGATCTAAATGCGGAGGTAGTAATGCCAACAGAGTACCTTCGGAATGAGAATGGGTGTAGTTCAGGAAAGATTGGATTGAGAACATCAAATGGTTGTGGTGATTTTGCAACCTGCGCCGAGGGGCATGTCACGGAGGCACCTGCCATGGAATCTCGGTCACAAAGTCGGAAGCAGACATCAGATTTGGAGCAGGAAACCTGTGCAGAGGATGGCAATTTGGTCGCTCGCTCACAGACACACTTCTCCGGTAGATTAGGTCAGCTAGATGATCACTATGAGTACTGTGTGAAGATTATTCGATGGCTGGAACGTTCTGGCCACATCAAGAAGGATTTTAGAATGAGATTCCTAACCTGGTTCAGCCTGAGATCGACGGAACAGGAGCGGAGGATCGTGTTCACCTTTATCCGCACCCTCCTTGATGAGCCCAGTAGTTTAGCCGGGCAGCTCCTGGATTCCTTTGAAGAAATTGTTGCCAGTAAAAGGGCAAGAATTGGTGGTTTCTGCACTAAGCTATGGCACTAA
- the LOC127299407 gene encoding BTB/POZ and MATH domain-containing protein 1, whose translation MTGCGQTLEKKLNILIHFLHSVIQARPRGSFANFLCRLQPACLPYVQFRLKWTNSHGLTTIWTSLPDLQTSPNNPLGLPRIGPARHYLRPPPPPPPLPPPLPPPAIFSPSSAILPRMVSTLSSCTMEKLTVSRCFIHKEKGTHIFEVAGYSLMKGMGVGKFVCSPTFTIGGYDWYIKCYPEGTTESSKGCVEICLELMSSNAEVRTLFDFGLARHDSGLISTAFTPQTKAFSSKTRETRQFSVLIVRSSIEAEPTKYLQNDVLMIKSVITVIKESQVSVPPPEIEVPPSDILEHLAKLLEAKEKTDVTFTVGGETFQAHKTVLAMRSPVFEAELFGLMRETCVTIQDMQPAVFKALLHFVYTDSLPDMEDLEGDDECEMYRHLLVAADRYAMDRLKVLCQNILVKNLDVENVATTLALADQHNCDKLKDVCIEFIASSDKMDDVVATQGYANLKRSCPSVLVDAFEKRSRSCKA comes from the exons ATGACTGGCTGCGGTCAAACTCTCGAGAAGAAACTGAACATATTG ATACACTTCTTGCATTCTGTGATTCAGGCAAGACCGAGGGGTTCTTTTGCAAATTTTCTGTGCCGGCTACAGCCAGCGTGTCTTCCATATGTCCAATTCAGACTAAAATGGACTAATTCGCACGGACTAACAACAATATGGACCAGCTTACCTGATTTGCAAACGTCCCCAAACAACCCACTAGGTTTACCTCGCATTGGTCCCGCACGCCACTACctaaggccgccgccgccgccaccaccactgccgccgccgctgccaccgCCCGCCATCTTCTCCCCCTCCTCTGCTATTCTTCCAAG GATGGTGTCGACGCTGTCGAGCTGCACCATGGAGAAGTTGACGGTGTCGAGATGCTTCATCCACAAGGAGAAAGGGACGCACATCTTCGAGGTTGCTGGGTACAGTCTCATGAAGGGCATGGGCGTCGGCAAGTTTGTCTGCTCGCCCACCTTCACCATCGGTGGGTACGACTGGTACATCAAATGCTACCCCGAAGGAACCACCGAGTCGTCCAAAGGGTGTGTGGAGATCTGTCTCGAGCTCATGAGCAGCAACGCCGAGGTTCGGACCCTGTTTGATTTTGGATTGGCAAGGCACGATTCAGGATTGATCAGTACAGCGTTTACCCCACAAACCAAGGCCTTCAGCTCAAAGACCAGGGAGACCCGTCAGTTTAGTGTGCTGATTGTAAGAAGCAGCATTGAGGCGGAACCAACTAAGTACCTTCAGAATGATGTCCTCATGATCAAATCTGTAATAACGGTGATCAAGGAATCCCAGGTGTCTGTGCCCCCCCCTGAGATCGAGGTTCCGCCATCGGATATCCTGGAGCATCTTGCAAAGCTGCTGGAAGCTAAGGAGAAAACAGATGTCACTTTCACTGTTGGAGGAGAGACCTTCCAGGCGCACAAGACCGTGCTTGCCATGCGGTCACCTGTCTTCGAGGCAGAGCTCTTCGGGCTGATGAGGGAGACGTGTGTGACCATCCAAGACATGCAACCCGCTGTGTTTAAGGCTCTGCTGCATTTTGTCTACACTGATTCATTGCCTGACATGGAAGATCTTGAGGGTGATGATGAATGCGAAATGTACCGCCATCTACTGGTGGCTGCAGATAGGTATGCCATGGACAGGCTGAAGGTGTTATGTCAAAACATCCTTGTCAAGAATCTCGATGTCGAGAACGTGGCAACTACATTGGCTTTAGCTGATCAGCATAACTGTGACAAGCTTAAGGATGTTTGCATCGAGTTTATTGCCTCTTCAGATAAGATGGATGATGTGGTCGCAACCCAAGGTTATGCAAATCTCAAAAGATCATGCCCTTCTGTCCTAGTAGATGCTTTCGAGAAGAGAAGCAGGTCTTGCAAAGCATAG